From one Acidimicrobiales bacterium genomic stretch:
- a CDS encoding fibronectin type III domain-containing protein — ELQLTATDSGGTSDTKSVLLYPQTVALSFATQPSALRLVVGSTEATAPFSRTVIIGSSNSVSAPTPQFLNNSEYAFDSWSDGGAQSHNIVAPEAPATYTAEYAQAVDATGPVISSVEVVRRWTDGATITWTTDEPADSQVEYGTTMAYGSVTPLGSAQVTAHTRRLRNLTAGTLYTFRVRSRDAAANLSVSSNFTFRTKR; from the coding sequence CGAGTTGCAGCTGACGGCGACGGACTCCGGCGGCACGTCCGATACGAAGAGCGTGCTGCTCTACCCGCAGACCGTCGCGCTGTCGTTCGCCACCCAGCCTTCCGCGCTCCGTCTGGTCGTGGGGAGCACGGAGGCGACGGCGCCGTTCAGCCGCACAGTGATCATCGGGTCGAGCAATTCGGTGAGCGCTCCGACGCCGCAGTTCCTGAACAACTCGGAGTACGCGTTCGACTCGTGGTCCGACGGCGGTGCCCAGAGCCACAACATCGTCGCCCCCGAGGCGCCGGCAACGTATACGGCCGAGTACGCACAGGCCGTCGACGCGACGGGGCCGGTGATCTCCTCGGTCGAGGTCGTCCGGCGGTGGACGGATGGCGCCACGATCACCTGGACGACCGACGAGCCGGCCGACTCGCAGGTGGAGTACGGGACGACCATGGCCTACGGCAGCGTGACGCCTCTGGGCTCGGCCCAGGTGACCGCACACACGCGCCGGCTGCGGAACCTCACTGCCGGCACGCTCTACACCTTCCGGGTGCGCAGTCGCGACGCAGCCGCGAACCTCAGCGTGTCTTCCAATTTCACCTTCCGCACCAAGCGCTGA